The DNA sequence GTTTGATAAGTTACTGCTAGCCTTACACTTTCAACTTCCACTTCAAAGTCTACATTGGTCAAGCTTCCTGTAATTGACATCAGCAAAGTAATGCACTCCTGGTTACTCTTGTACAGAGTATGTCTTCTACACTGATGCACACTCACCTTTATTTGTGGCTGGCTTCACAGTTTCCGTGACGACACAGTTATCAAGACTCAACATCTTACTGTTGATCTGATTTTCACAACCCTGAAAATCCAAAAACATGACTATGAACAAGAAGATCTCAGATACCACACCTGAGATGTGGTCTGTGTTAAAATgagttaaaactaaactctggTAGTAGCCTAATACTGATCCATGCACCCAGTGTGAATGGCTACCTACATGTTATTCAAGttaggagagtgagtgagtttggttttacgctgcttgtaacaatattcaagcaataacaAAACAGGGGACAGCATAAATTGGCTTCTACCTGTCTGGGTCGATGGCACAAGACTGTGACGTATGAACACGATGTTTCACTgtagcagatatgaaatgatgaACTGCATGAAGGTATGAAAGaacatttcaccttttgacATTGTAGGTAGAGATAGAGATAGAATGAAATCATGAGTCCCACATACCTCTGTATAAGATGCCTTGTGGTAGTGTAGTGAAGAGGGGTTCTCTCTCAGGGAAGCTCTCACAAGTCTCCAGCCCTTCCGCAGGTTCTTctgcatcaacatcaacatcatcatcatcataataatcatcattatcatcaatatcatcaatATGATAATCAATGAGCGAGTATactttaggcaatattccagccataacaCAGCcggcgacaccagaaatttgcttctcacattgtacccaagtggggaatcgaaaccgggtcttccacgtgatgagccaatgctttaaccattagttACCCTACCTCACCACCAATGCACAGACAGACCAAGTGTATGTTGTTCTCTCATCCAAGGATACACTTTAAAACAAAGCATTTCAAGTTAACCCTGATGCCAGTCAGTTTCCAATAATATTTATCTTAGGAAGTGTTTTATAAGATGAATACTAGTGTTGGTATCAATCCCTTTCTGAACAAGGTAATGAGTTTTAGTTTAGTTGTAGTCATCACTACAATGAGAATCATCACTAACGATATTTTCTCATCATGTCGATATCAACAGTATAAATACCTTTTTCATTAGGAAGGACTCCTTCACAAGCTTTCCCTTCTTAACCTTTTCAACTTTGACCTCTTCTCTCTCgccctcatcctcatcctcatcagaAGAGCTGGAGTCCTCATCAGTGCTGTCATAGAAACTGTTCCGTTTTATCCCCAGGTTGATGGACGTCTAAAATGAGTGAGGAATCTTGTGTGAAATGTGCCACAATTCACAACCGTTTCTTCATACAACTGTTTGCTATCTGCATCATACAGTCATCCTTCGCAATGACACTGTGATACAAACTCAGGGGGTagtttgtattgatacagtctgTCCTGCACTGGAGATATTGCAATACAACAAAAATATACTATGTGTGATTCGAAGGCATTTGATTGGCTAACCAAATATTTCTGTTGTAGTTACACTGTCACTCTGAACAAACTGTTCATGTGCTGTTTCTCAACAGTTAGCTCTGTGTCAATGACAAAAAAAATCTCTGAGAAGTTACTGATACTGTTAACATATAAATCTATATCATTAATACATTGCATTTTCAGTTTAGGTGTTGGAAGTAGAAAAGAATTATAGATATACAGTACATAGTTATTGAATTACCAATGCATAAAATGGAACTGGGATTGGTAACTTCATACTTTTATGTCAAATACACACCATTACCAAAGACAAaggaaaaaaacacaaatgttaCAAATTCCTCATCGCAAAAGGTAGCATTAGACAACCTGGTCTCTGTGCAGTTTCATGACAGAATGCCTAGTACTCTGTCAAGATATTGTCCTGACAAACACAACATTAAGAACACAGATAAAATCAACCTTACTGACAAAACATAAATTCTTGACAACCCAAATAGCACAAGGCACCATAAgttgctccagaaacgaaattGACCCCCCTTCCCTTTTCTgacaaattgtttccatggaaatggagAAAAACAGAAATGCTAAAAAACTGTTCACCACAAAAGACACTATTTTAGGTTCTGTTTGAAACTACCAATTATTGTTGCATAATATTGTAGGGTTTCTTAGTTACTCTCCAGAAATGAAAAGAATGGACAAATTGATGAGGCATCGTCCATATTACCCCACATACATGCTGGGGGTATAAAACCAATACCAGTCTTGGAATATACCAAAGGTAAGCATAGACTGATTCAGGATATGGTCCATTTCCTGAACAGTATGACTGCAACAATTCACCAAGACCTCAATCAGATTTGTTTTTCGATATTGGAACCTTGATTCAATCATTTTCAATTCGATTCTTCATGTAAGTAAAAacttcagatttcatttaaccctTGGCCTTTTTTAATCGTGAAATCTATCCTCAACCAATGTCTACTAACAACCATTCTCATTGGATGATTAGAACACCAACCAATGTTTTGCTTTATTCCAGTACCAGAAACTGTCTGAGATGGAGTCAAAATTATGTTCTGGCTGGCTGGAAACAATTGACAAAGGTATTAAAACATCAAATCAAAAATAGTGATACTGGTTATCGCAAATCGAAACTGAGATGAGTTTTGATATATCAAACTGAATCAACGCAGCCCTACTGACCAATGAAGTATATCAATGAAACTGATAGCAAAGAACACTGGTAAACATCTGTGAACCATCCCGCTCCATACCACATGACAGTTATAGAACATGTACCTTAATCTGAACACGTGGCATTCCAGAACACAGCCTAGTGTGTGAAATAAACCTGACGTTTCCATTAAACAAAGTCATGTTCCAGGTGTTAAGATACCATATAAGTGAAAGTGTTtagcttatagcaatatttcagcaatatcacagcggctacaccagaaatggccttcacaccttgtcgccatgtggggaatcgaactcgggtcttcaggggaggagcaaatgctttaaccactaggctaccccactgtccagATGCTACATAAAAGATACTCACAAATCGATACAGTTTCTCTCCATCATTGAACTTTGGGCTGACACCACTGCTGCCATCATGGAGGTCAACCTCTTGTAGATGGCCTAGTTTCAGCAAGGTCTGTGCCATGGCTGATCCATTCTCACGATTACGAACAATGGACCAACGCATGAGCCAGTCCACAACGTCACTCCCTGAGAAAAGATGCAGACTGTATAAGTATGACAAATGGAAATATTGGTTGATCTGTCTGTATGAAACTTGTGACATTCATGCATACGGGACTGAAATTCATCCTTATAGTCCTCTCCAAAAGATAGGACTCATAGTCCCAGCAGCTTAGCAAGCAGAGAAGAGAATGACCACCAATGATTATCAAGATCACCCACAAGACTGACTGTATTTTTGTAATTCCTGTGCTAGCTGTATGTACAGAACGATGTCTTGAAGGGCCAGCACATCTCTAAGTGGCTCTCAGCtgggggatataatgacatgttacaaacGAATGCCCCTACTCCAATAATCGCCCACTTCTTGAAAGTGCTTGTGCAAACAACAAAACTGATTGGCACGTCAAATTGCGACCAGACAGGATTATAACTTGTTAAAATTGAcattgtgtgtaaataggtaGGTACAGAACTTAATAATGACTAAgggcaaaataatttgaaatattagGAACCGTTCATAATTTGAACGATgaggatttttatattttttctgtacGAAACAGCTGACCTCCCCCCACCAATATTCTGTGGACAAAATGAATGACCCTCCCTGAAAATGTAAAGTGGTGCTGTGTGGGTCCtagtcacaaatcacgtgcttAACGTTGGTCGCAGACAGTCCGTAACTGGGTGACCATGtctggcagcttgactcctgagagtttctaggatgTCAGTTCTACCCAACAACCAAACACATGTGATCTCACCCTAGGTTAGTGAGTTCATTAATAAACTGCCTCTGATGACCCAGCAGTGAATAGTTACCCAATGGGACAAGTCTGTTCAACTTCTAGTGCCTCACTCATTTTGGGATATCCAAGGTGTGTTAGTACCCTGAGTATGCACAAGTGCGTAAAAACAGGCCCTTTCTAATTATCATCACCATTATTTTTGCTACCTTTAAAACAGTTCTTGTAGACCTCTCCTCCCCGAAGATGTGCGCTGGTGTTGACTCCCGCATCTGGATCCTGGATGGCACCAATGATCTCACTGAAACACAACCATCCAGGTGATTAGGTGCATCTGAGGGTGCAGTTTcgaaatcccagatgggactcaacctacaAAGTACTAGAGTTTGTACTTTACTTAGAAtatataatcccaaatatgacacttgTTTGTAACCATCCGGTCACGCAGTGTGTGTGTAATTATGTAGGAATGGTTTTTGTTAGTTATGTTCTTGAATGTTATCCCTGGTAATGACACACAATCGCCATAGATACCAAACAAGTCCAGGTGATCCAATACAGTTGTTGCCCGTAATGAAAAGCTACAGAAACATGGGGATGATTTTGTAATAAAGGTCTCCATAAGGATTGAAAAGAAGTCCCCTTACAAATATTTAGTAACTAAGCAGGGCTCTACGGACATAATTTTATTTAGTTGACCTTTGACTAGCAATTTTTTTCTTTTACTAGCCAAATAGAAAATTTACTAGCCAGACACATGTGGTGGTATTACACCTAGTATTTTGTGAATAAACTACTACAGTTCCAAACaacgttttgttttatttcctcACTCTGTACAGTGATTCAAAAACAAActatttcaaaagaaatatgcCATCTGGAAGCTACTTTATGAGGTATCAACACACATAGTAACTGGCTTACTTTGAGTTAACTATTAACATTGAACATATTACATCATAATGATAAGAAAAATGATTGCTTTAGCAGGACTGGGTATTCCGGATCTGAAGCTTCAGAATGACATCCTGTTTCAGAAAAATTTTAACGTTGTCAAGTGTCACTGTATCAAAGAAACTTCAATTAAATGCAGACATATTTAACTACTGACTAAAGTTTCCTGCTTTTCTATAACTGCCACTGAGGACTCAGATTTTGTCTTCACACTTTGGTTTCACAGTCACAATGTTCTTTGACCAATCTGTTTGTCCAGGGCCACCAGCAATCCTTCTCTTGCCATTAGACATCCATTTATTAACGGACTTCTCTGGGTTAAACTCAGCAAGTTCAGGGCCTTCTgatgaaatcaaaatcaaatcagACAGTCTTTGCACAGACAAGCAGCTCCTAACATCACTTTTAATTCTTTTCTGAGCTGAGAAAGCCCGTTCACATTCAGCAGAGCTAATCGGCAGGGTTAACATGATCCTCACAATATGAAGTATATTGCAGAAATCTGTTTTGTATGGATCCTTGCTGAGTAGGATTTGCCAGAGATCAGAGTAAGATTTATCCTTGAAGGTGTTTGCCACGAAGACTTTCATCTGCCTCCACTCTGTCTGAAATGCCTCCACATTGCATCCAGCAGAGACAAGGGGGACTCTGAACCAATCACACAGAACATCTATTTCATGATTTCCAAAGTGTACAAGTTCCCGTTTACTCTCTGGCCAGGTGTCATGATTAAACACCTTGAAGCTCTTCACAGCGCCTTGGGCCCCTTCATTTGTATTTGAACCAAGCAGATTCTCAAACCTGGACTCCAACTCCTTGATGGTGATGTCAACGGTAGATGCAACATGTTTGTTCAGTTCTTCTTTGGCCACACCAACACTACCAGTCATTTCAATGCCTTGAAATTTGATTGGACCCGGGAGATTTTCTTGGCTTTCAATACACAGCCCAAATTTCTCGTACAGTCCCCCTGGAATGTAATCCTGTTTCATGCTTGTGATAGTTTCCAGACAATCCTGGATGGATGCAACTGCTGTAGGAAGAATCAGAGTACTAGACTGTAGTTTCAGGCTCAACAAAGCCACCTCACCAAAGAGATCAGACATGAAATGACAAAACCCTGTGAACACCAAatctttcatttgtttgtgtattttctttcCTCTTCCTGCAATATCTGCATTAGATGATGATGCAGCCAGACTTTCCATATGTGTATAGACTGCTGTATACTGTCCATGACCTGTGGCCAAATCTTCATCTTTCTTTCCTTGTAGAAAGACCCTCATTGCCCTGTCTAAGTGGGGAACCCATCTGGTACCCTTCACTGGGGCTGGTGAATATATCCTGGCTTCAAGTTCCTCTCCTATCATCTTGAGTTCTCTTTTGCTTTTGGGACTGAAGTGGTAAGTCTTCCAAATGAGATGTAGGCAGTCGTTGACTGACTGCATAATAGGGGATTGTTTCTGAAGCTTCAAAAGGGCTAACTCCAGCCTGTGTGCCATGCAGTGGAAATCTATTAAATGGGGAACATCATGTCGTAACAGTGAAACAACACCATTCCTCTGGCCCATATTGACATTCGCTCCATCGGCACAAAACCCAACAATTCTAGATGTCAATGTTTCATCACTGATTCCTACTCTCGAAAGAGCTGATTTAGTAGCAGAGATAACACCCTCAGCATGACCATGTTCGATGGCAATAACTTCAACAAGTTTGTTTTCTGCTTTGCCATTTAATACTGTTCTTACATAGATCACTTCATTTTCTGACACAGAAGAGTCTGTGGCACCATCAATCATAACTGATAAGTAATGTGAGTCATTGATAAGGTCCATTGTCTCATCTCTGATTGTACTTGCAATGGTTGCCAACATTTCTCCACACCTAACATCATTACTGTAAGCAGGTGTCACCGGGAGCCCATTTTTACGCTGAAGCAACAGCAAAGGTTTTAGTTTAGTAAAAGACATCTCTTCCTTCCCTATGCAATACACAGTGTTAAACTTTATTGTTAGATCTGTGAGATCCTTTTCATTAGACTTCACTTCAGCCTCCAAAAATTGTTTTGCAATGGTTGAGGTTTCAAACGATAGTTTGCC is a window from the Haliotis asinina isolate JCU_RB_2024 chromosome 9, JCU_Hal_asi_v2, whole genome shotgun sequence genome containing:
- the LOC137296172 gene encoding pleckstrin-like — encoded protein: MDKDTYSLRSGYLLSQAPNNKWKARWFVLSEDQLTCHRQRRRSLVLSNINLSGCSIFCPCNDKPEVSPQCLFKLSTPEGEELYFQAAGADDRDGWAHAIGAVIRSQSTSKQISYNKMTFQNFRAYANVSEIIGAIQDPDAGVNTSAHLRGGEVYKNCFKGSDVVDWLMRWSIVRNRENGSAMAQTLLKLGHLQEVDLHDGSSGVSPKFNDGEKLYRFTSINLGIKRNSFYDSTDEDSSSSDEDEDEGEREEVKVEKVKKGKLVKESFLMKKKNLRKGWRLVRASLRENPSSLHYHKASYTEGCENQINSKMLSLDNCVVTETVKPATNKGMGTKAKSVRYRLCLKDRKGKCVTLQTKDEQEKFEWLTILQQLTASPKPLTEDRGPE